The Prunus dulcis chromosome 3, ALMONDv2, whole genome shotgun sequence genome segment CGATCACATAAGAACTTTGATTACACAGAATCGTCAAGTGATTCTGCCAATAATCTTCCCAGCTTTGGAAAAAAACACACGGAGTCATTGGAACCAAGCTGTTCAGAGTTTGACATTGAATGTGAAAAAGATATTCGCAGATATCGACCAAGAACTCTTTGATGAGTGCTTGCTTAGTTTCCAAGAAGATGAAtctaaagagaaagaaacacAGGACAAACGTGAATCAACCTGGAAGCGTTTAGAAGATGTGGCTGCCTCCAAGGCTTTGGGCAATGAGGCTGTGCTTGTCTCAAGATTTGCCTCCTCCGTTGCCATTGCTACTAACCCAAAACCACAGGCTACTTCAGGTAGTTGAGTTGAGACCCCGTGCAATTTGCAGATACAGTTTACCCTAATCAGCCGTAATTGAACAAAAGTGGGTGGGACCCAGCCTCATTTCTCTCCGGCTTGTTGTAACTCTGTATGCTGATAAACGCGGAGGTGGGGGGTTGTTGTGGACTTTGCAATTTCTCCCGGGTCACTCTTCCTTTTGTACTGAGATGTGTGTAATATAAAGTATTCGTTATTATAGGATGAGTGGTTATTATTACTCCTGATAATATTTGTTGTATAATGGTGCGAAAAGTTAACTACATTTTTCTGGATCTGTTTCAACCCAAGCAATGTATTATCTCTCTGGGATATTTGTTGTAATCCTTAGGCTTGATCAACTGTCCAGGCTAATGGACTCTGTTCCTGGAGCCGCAGCCTTGATACTTCTTTTGGATCTTCATAATGTATCATGCCAGAAATGGTAGATTTTGTTGTTTAATAAAAAACTACTCCAAATCGGATCTTTGTTGCTGTGATTTATGCTTTCTAGTCGCATGTCTTTACTCTTTTACTACCCTTCTCTTCAAGGGGTATGGAGGAGATTTGCGACCAAACCTTGTCCTTGGCTAGTCTCCATATGCCTCATGAACAAGACACAAATGGCTTAGGTGCCAAAAGACAGCAGTAGAGTTCTACGGCAAGGGTCTTTTTATAGAATACTTTGGTCAACACCGTTGGTCATGGATTTCCAGCACATGATTAATTGCTTTGAGCATCAGGAATTTCCAGAAGATAGGTCTTGCCAAAATCTTGTTTAAGCTTGTTATGAACTTGATGCGGAAGCACATTCATTTTGCAGTATATACGAATTAGAACTCATATATGATACAGTTAAATACTTGAAAGTTGGACATGTAGGCTAGGATTTGACAAACTAGTCTTCACCCTAGCATCTGACATGGTAAAGCTCATAACAGGCAAACAAGCTAAAAGGGCATACATGTAACTGTCGAAATGCATACTCAAAGTCTATTAATCATCTCCATAGGCTCGGAATCTGTAACGCTCTTGGTATGGACCATTGAAGAAGAGGTCAGCCTCCAACCACTTAGGGTAACGAACAAGATCTCCGGCAACAAATCGCATATATTGCTTGCTTCCTTCAGGCACAACTCTCACCTCTCCTTCCTCAATGTAAACCAGTTGGTCCACCTGCCAGTCCCATGGTAGCTTGCACTTGCCAGTCTTCCACATTGACCATCTTGAAACTCCAAGCTCTGCTAGTCTCTCCGGTGACACCTTTCGTTCCACTCTCACTTGGTACAATTCCTCCAGAGGTTTCTCTATCCGCATTGCCTTTAATTTCATACCACGACGTTGCCTGTTAGTACTACTCCACTTACTGCAATCTCCGCCGGTTCTGTTGACTGAGATTGAGCTGAAGGTTGGGGCCATGATCACACTTGCCATGTTTATAACAATGTGTTATTCTGCCTTGATTGCCTGCTAGGAATTGAAAACAATAAGGCATTGCATAATTCATCACCACAAAAGCAAAACCAACATCATGATCTCtgaatttaaaatattcaCTCTGGGTAGCCAAATCCCAAATGCAAAGTcaatacaaataaacaaaaaatgctATTCTTCCAcatcatatttatagaaaatggtCCTGTTGCAGCTTACTAAGTGCAAAAGTTCTAAGAGCTCCTTCCACATCCAGACAGTTCATTACAACATTTACATTTTTCAATCaccaaattttgaaaacatcAGGAGAACAGATATTTGGACTAATCCCCTGAAACCCTAATCCTACATTTCAGACAAATATATAACTTAGATTCTAAGAATGATTTTTCCCGCACAACTATGAGACacccaggaaaaaaaaaacctccagCCCAGAGAAAAAACAAGATTATCTGGGTTTTATTGGGTCAAAGGTTTTCCATTTCGTGGAACCCAAAACAGAGCATTTATAGATATTTCAATTCAagattttcaattccttcccACCACAAATGAACAGGAAAAGATAATCCCAGAAACCAAGGAGAAcctaagaaacaaaatttcgCAACTaaagcagaagaagaaagttGTTGGTGTTTACCTGTTAAATGGAACCTTCAAGTTGAGAGGAGAAGAGTGAGACTGAGCAGCGGCAGCTCTGAAACTAAAACCCCATTGTCCAAGGTTTATCCAATACCAATTGTTTACAACTTACAAGGGCTTTGATTACATCACGCACTCGTGACCTATTTTCCTCAACCGCAGTTAACTTTTTACCGGGAACCGGATATTCAGTTacctttctattttattttatttatttttggaaaaaggaaaataagtgAGTTTTGGTCGTTATTTGTTAACGTGTCCAGTCTTTGGGGACGGATAGATTTGGGGCTGAGAAACAATGTGAGAATGTTAAGACGTATGTATAAAGAAGTGAGAATCACTTTGTATTCATAATTTTACAAGTGATGGCGTTGCTTCACGTTCAACTCATTAATGGGTTTTTTCAGGGCCCAAAGCAGAGCTCACTGTCTCAGAGAAGAGCAAGAGCTGGCAGATGCCTCTGCTTGCAAACACAGGCCCCTCCCTCAAGAACCCAGGTAcccttttctttaatttcccacatttcatttctttgttgttcatatattcttcatcttcttcttgtttttgaaGGGTTGAATTGCATCATTGTATATGTCAACTGAGTTAATGAGTGTTTTAAGTTCATAATTTTTTGCAGAGGATAATGGAGAGTTTGTCAGTGAGTGGGGAAGTTGGTGGTGCTGGTGGGGCATACTCATATAGTGCCTTGAAGAGGTTGGACCAACTTTGGTCTAGTATTTGTTCTGCTCAAACAGGTGCTGTGCACACTATTTCGTTGATTATCTGTAATGGGATTGTGATTAATGTATGAAAAGTTCTTGAAAAGTTTGGTTATTTTGACATGTCTCTTTGTAGTTGTGGAGGAACCAAAGAAAGTGGTTTCAAGTGTTCCTGGTTTTTTTAGCAATTCTGATCTGGCTAACAAAGCAGTAGATACATTTGATGTGTTAATTTGTGGTGGAACTCTGGGAATCTTCATAGCGACAGCCTTGTGTGCAAAAGGTCTTCGGGTAGGCATTGTTGAGAGAAATGTGCTCAAG includes the following:
- the LOC117621202 gene encoding uncharacterized protein LOC117621202, encoding MASVIMAPTFSSISVNRTGGDCSKWSSTNRQRRGMKLKAMRIEKPLEELYQVRVERKVSPERLAELGVSRWSMWKTGKCKLPWDWQVDQLVYIEEGEVRVVPEGSKQYMRFVAGDLVRYPKWLEADLFFNGPYQERYRFRAYGDD